TCCCCAATCAATCACCTCATCCCACTTATTCCAAGCTGCCCAGTACTTGTCATCCATCCAGCTCACTGCTTTGTCCATTCtcctagtgctgagaggagaaaaaGGTATCGGTCAGACAGGTTGCACTACAGaacaccagacaacagtaaaaacctCTTAAAGAGCAAATACATAAGCCGGTTCAATCTAATAATTGTACTTAATAACAAAACAGTACTATCACCTAAGTTTTATCAATGTAGATGCCCAGAAAGTTTTACTGTCACATATATACACGTACTTGTTATAGTGGCAGTACACATATGAACAATAATGCTAATATACTCACTGCAGCTACAGGATATACATATACAGGGCATATGGCATACCGAGCATTCTCCTGTATGGTATTAATTCTTgtggcgccccccctcccccggtcaaTAAAATGTATCGCTTGGCAAAAGTTATCCACTTAATACGaaccagtgttaattttgacaaattttctttagttttagttatagtcttttaattaaaatgtaatttagtttcAGTGATAATTTGGTCATCTAAAATATGTTAGGTTTGTTTTTGTCAACTATATTTCATAAGATTACAGTTGAGTAAAACCAGTTGATTTAGTCGactaaaatgaaaagtacaaagaataatgtttaaagtttcccttcgatttctgaaagtcattatgttcaccaaaatgaaattaaaccaatgttaaggaacggtgttaaggtctgactgtgcagtgCACAGTGACAAAGATTTCACTCTTATTTGAAACATAAACATGTTCATTCACCTGgaaactaaaatcagtaatgccattagtgcaaaaataaagaaaacgtGCACAGGCTATAGTGCCACCTGCCtgctctctctgaatattaaaataaaaatattaaaataaatatttgcaatatttttatttgctactgttcgctgttaaatgtttcacctgaaattctcaaatatgttcaaagaaaaagaccaataagggatttatacccattatcaagaaaaaaaaatccaaacattGAAAACATACCTCTCAACGGTAGCAGGAATTGCAACCATTCTATTTTAGCAttttcaacatcaaaataattacccCAAGGCAACAATTTTATGAGTATATAGAGCTAAAACACCTCTCTTTcaggtgatttcatgttcgttgaagtttccgctttttaataactgtataaagtaatgttatatgttatataaatcaggtgaaacaaaaaaaagtagTACGTTTTCATGGTTGCCAGATCTTAAGCATCTGGCATgatacgctttcagactcacgcaggaaatATTACGGCAATCTTACTGTATTataccattataaacctaaaattacgtccaatttacacggttaaatacaaaagcagactatttacaaggtacaaACTGTTACATACGTGTGCTGACAACTCGAActaaaaatctcactccagccagctagccgaagttggcaaccccgcgttttatttgaaatgaaaagtaaaatacGCTGTTCTCGCCCGAAACCGCTTGTCATTCCGTTTGcgttatacaaaaataaatataaagctAATATGATAAGAACATGTCACGTTTTATACGTTTCGAAATAATAAGACCGCCCATATCCTACATTGTAAAAAATTAATCATGAAGCTTgtaattttcatttaaaaaattgatgtaattattaaaaataatgtgcatgtttaattaaaaaaataggtTTTCTGTGTTTCTTATAATATATTGAGAACATTTCACTaattaaattaagaaaaaaaaaataatatttttttaaggAAATGAGTGCAATTTTTAGGCTTAATTTGAGGAACCGTTTAGGCTAAAAATTTGAGGAAAAAAGgcttcatatttattttaagaGAATTGGTCCAATTATCTGGGTTTGATTGAGTCACCTTCATTTGAATCTCAACAATGGCTGTGGTCAGACAGCGTTTTGAAGGAGCAGACGATCAGTGTAAAATATTAAGAGGTAAGTTAAGCCCCTtactattttttacattttattttgatttcttAAATAAGCTCCTCAGGACACCGCTTATTCACGCTATAGTACAGGAATTGTTTTACATTGATTTTTGAATCTGAACGACATTTTGGCATGTGAAACAGTAACTATGTTCAACCAGGTCTTTTAAAATTTTGTTTAAAAGTTGTACAATTATGCGATGTTATTTGATGTGAAAATCTGAGCTCGAGCTTATTAAACATAACTCCTCACATACACGTGCTGAGGCTATATGGACATAGGCTATATGGACATGTTGGTCGCTAAAGCAAAAATAATTATGGCCATGCATCGAGCTTGATAGATGGGGCAGTTTCTATGATTATACTTAACTTTTAAGACTGTTGATGTGTTTATATATTCGCTTCAAATTGTAAAGATATATTAAATTAGCGTTTAATCATTTCACGcaatatatgcattttttttttcattcatccTCGACGTTAGAAGGCGCCCTCTTAAACTAAACAAGTCACAAACACCATAGAAGCAACACGATGGCGTTTCAGGAATTGATATGGACATAACCATGCTTTTGACTAGTTGAAGAATACAAACATCTTTGCAATCATTAAGGCAATATCaatctccacaaagagtaagataTATATAGTAATTTACATTTTCTCCTTGATTAatctatgtaaaattcgacctgAATGAAGTTATTTGAACACATTTGAGATTTACTATAatgcaaatttatttaaaattagtctttaacgatatttaaaaatgtttagacTTGTTTAGCAGTATTGGGTTTCTAGGCTTAAACCATTCCAATTTCATGATTTTGGTgattaaaaatatgtaataaaaatattcCACAAACATTACATTAAATGTAAACCCTTATAACTACTTTTCCTtatgaataataattttaacagCAACTTCTGTGATGACAATGGAGCTTGTGGTGAaagaaaaaatgtcaaaaaccCTTGCTCTCCGAAGACATGAGGTGGTTGAATTGTGCCCAACTTGCAGAATTTAAAGATCACTGgcctgctctgtttgacatTCTCCAGGTAGGGATTTTACATTTTGTCATTAAATACCGTCACAGACAATAATGTGGTTGTCAACTGAACATAATTAtaatcagtgtttgtgtgtttcattTTTTAGATTAATGAAGAGTTTAGGAGAATTACTACTCTGCACCTTGAGCCAACATTTATTAagatgttggattactacaCTCCTAAACTTTTCACAGTATTTTCCTGCAAAGGAGGAGCACTCGGACAGATTTTGAAGAAGAAAACGGGTGCCATACAGCAGGTATTTTAGTTGgtattttttatcattattttattgATATTTGCTTCATTATTATTGAGTACTATTACTAATTTCTACACTTTTGGTGCCTTAGACCTCACATCAAAACATAGAACAGACAAGAGATGTTGTCCTCCGTTGCTTGGTCTATTACTTGGGTGAAAAGGAGGAAGACCTCATCCAGGAGTACAATGTaagtgtctaaaactaattcagaTATTTGTTTGCAGAAAACTGCAATTAgcatttgttttcctttacaaaaacagaaatacatctTAAACATAAGTACGTTCCTCATGCAAAAACATTCTTGCACTAGTGTCAGTGTCACGCAACGTGCCGAACGGGTGATCGCTCAGGCAGCgcgagggaacaggcaggcaggcggaaaacAGGGCAAACTGGGGGTTTATTGGGGAATGCGGGTCGACAAAcaccaggtaacatcaatgacagacaaaggactcaggtaagacatggactgaaatacacaggactgatcaaagtaactagacacagctgggtacaatcgggaaagaacacgtgggtaatcaggggagcgtggcacacacgaggagcggaggAGCTGGGCATGAAAGAAGGAGCGCCtaggaggaggcgacggacgggacgagggaaacgagacctggaacagaagaacaaaatcaacgagagacgggaaactGGACCAAGGCACAAAACAGGGCTAGCGACAGGACGGAGGACAAGAGTTGATAaaggacagggaaggaggacagacagaccagaaatggggacagagagggaacaggtggacaaacgggccaggagtgaaaggaGGGGAACAAGGAGCAAAGAAGGGCGGAacagagggacgaggagcaaaAAACGAAGGGACAAAGACAGGAGGGGGAGTCGAGAACGGAGGGACGAAAGCACGAGAgtagggcgagaaggagggggaatgcAGGGTCGGCTGAGGGAGTCCCAGTGGGTGACGGGAGGTAGCCAGAGGGGCCGCAGGAGGCctgagccggaggggacctcggaggggccaaggaggcagggcgagggaccgacaggggggacgaggaggaagtcgAAGGGGGAgctagggaaggggacgagggagctgaagggaaccctggcgagggcaaggaaaGGGGCGGAAccgctgcaggcggcgacgtcctctgaCGCGCAGGAGCGGGATATATGATACTATGATTCTGCTGTGGGTCCTCACGACCCAATTTTAATAGTtttgttaatatatttttttttaatttgcgaatacaaaaaatgtcgtctttactgcaaaaagtcatctcttatgtgtaatgtaatgcttttttttgaCCACTGGATGTCGACATAGAGCCTGGAAAGCCGGTCAAAGTAAGTGTGACACCTAGCGGtaattacaatatttattgttaaatcaatgtaaaaaaaaaataaaattaaaaatgtaatgacttgtacttttttatgaatttggatctctttagagcaAACATGTTCATATGGTTTGCTTTTATAACACTCTAAGTAATTGCGCAAGTGCAATTACTGGCATAAATTACTGCGAATGGGGAAGCGGGGGgggagtgaccaatgacagtttGATGATCGTTGCTGTAATTGGTCCTACCTTGTTGCCAAGCCATTTCCAAAACAAAgaagtgtgtgtttatgtccagGGGAGTCGGGGGGGgaagtgaccaatgacagtttGGTGATCGTTGCTGTAATTGGTCTTACTTTGTTGCCAAGCTGTTTCCAAAACAAAGAAGTGTGTGTTTATTATCTGGTGCGAACCCTGAGGAGTGGGTTACTTGGAATTCAATCATGGCAAGGTACAGTGCTCAGGAGGTCGTCGACTTCGTTACGGGTGAGGAAACCAGCAGCTCCGATGAGGATAGTGTACAGCCCAGCAGTACAACACAGGAGGTTGAAGAGATCTGCGCCGAGGACGAGATCTTTCCCTCCCGCAAAAGCGAAGTAACATGGACAACCAGAGCAGAAGATCGTGCTGCAGGTAGACTGCCAGCACGACACATCCTGAGGACACCTCCAGGACCAACGAGGCAGTGCGTGTCACAGGAAGGGGACATTATATCTGCCTTCAAAGCTTTCCTGCCTAGATCAATAGAGAGCATCGTTGTCAGCATGACAAATATAGAAGGCAGAAAGGTTTACTAGCAGCTGGGTGGACATGACAACTGTTGAATTGGATGCCTTCATCGGCGTCTGCATTCTAGCAGGCGTATTCAAGTCCAAAGGAGAGTCCGTCGCCAGCCTTTGGGAATCGAAATTTGGGAGACCAATCTTCCCAGCGATCATGAGCAGGGTGCGGTTTGAGCAGCTGACAGTGGCCCTAAGGTTTGACGACAATGGATCGTGGGCAAGTAGAAGAACGGGTGACAAGCTCGCACTTATCAGAGACATCTGGGACCTGTGGTCAGGAAATCTCCCTGCGATGTACAATCTTGGCCACGACTTCACAGTGGACGAGTGCCTGGTACCATTCAAAGGTAcgtaaaatgtgttattttttattactgATCTACAGTTATTATATATACATTGCTTCAAGTTTATTGTTcaaatatacactgaacaaaaatataaacgcaacacttttgtttttgctcccatttttcatgagatggacttaaagatctacaattcattccagatacacaatattaccatttctctcaaacatttctcacaaatcagtctaaatgtgtgatagtgagcacttctgctttgctgagataatccatcccacctcacaggtgtgccacatcaagatgctgatctgacatcatgggtagtgcacaggtgtaccttatactgcccacaataaaaggccaccctggaatatgcagttttgtctcacagcaaaatgccacagatgccacaagcattgagggagcgtgcaattggcatgctgacagcaggaatgtcaaccagatctgttgctcgtgcattgaatgttcatttctcaaccataagccgtctccaaaggcgtttcagagaatatggcagtacatccaaccggcctcacaaccgcagaccacgtgtaaccacaccagcccaggacctccacatccagcaggttcacctccaagatcgtctgagaccagccactcagacagataatgcacggccccatgttgcaaggatctgtacacagttcttggaagctgaaaatgtcccagttcttgcatggccagcatactcaccggacatgtcacccgttgagcatgtttgggatgtgcttgaccggcgtatacgacagcgtgtaccagttcccactaatatccaacaacttcgcacagccattgaagaggagtggaccaacattccacaggccacaattgacaatctgataaactctatgcgaagaagatgtgttgcattgcatgaggcaaatggtggtcacaccagatactgaccggttctgagtccccagacccccaataaagcaaaaaactgcacattccagggtggccttttattgtgggcagtataaggtacacctgtgcactacccatgatgtcagatcagcatcttgatgtggcacacctgtgaggtgggatggattatctcagcaaagcagaagtgctcactatcacacatttagactgatttgtgagaaatgtttgagagaaatggtaatattgtgtatctggaatgaattgtaggtctttaagtccatctcatgaaaaatgggagcagaaacaagagtgttgcgtttatatttttgttcagtatagatctCATGTTCATTAGCAATGAATCGTAATGTATCATTGATTTCGACCAGTTACCTTTTTCATGATTTGTGCCCGAGTAGTTAGGAGTTAGATTGTAACGGGTTACCTAAAAATAAGTACGTTGTATCCGATTGCTTCATTTGACATCAAATTGATATTCCCTCGATGCGTCCTTGCAGGACGCTGCTCCTTCAGGCAATATATGCCTCGCAAGCCCGGGAGGTACGGACTAAAAATCTGGGTGCTGTGCGACGCCAGGACGAGCTACTGCTGGCGAGTGAAGCTGTACACGGGGAAGCCTCCGGGGGAGGCACGGGAGGTCAATGTGGGTAAAAATGTGGTGCTGGAACTGGCTGAGGGGCTGAGGGGGCACAACATTACTCTTGATAATTTTTTCACCTCCTTCAGTCTGGGACAGGAGCTCCTCAAGCGCAACATGACGATGGTAGGCACTGTGCGCCGAAATCGTCCAGAGCTGCTGCCTGCCCTGCTAGCAGCTAAGGGCAGGCTTGTACACTCTTCATAGTTCGCATTTTCCCAAGGCACCACACTGGTGTCTTAcatgccaaaaaaaaacaaaaacgtgaTTCTCATGAGCACGTTCCACACCAAGCCAAATATAAGCCAACGGCAAGACAAAAAGCCAGAAATTATAATGTTTTACAACAAAACGAAGTCAAGGGTTGACACCATGGACCAGCTCATTTCCAACTATTCCTGCAAAAGGGAAACCCCTCGCTGGCCCCTTGCAACGTTTTACAATATGCTGGACATTTCGGCGCACGATGCCTACTTCGTGTGGCGGGAGGTCAATCCTTGATGGAGGACAGGATCGAAAAGGAGGCGCAGGGTGTTCCTGCAAGAGCTAGTCGAAGCCCTAATCGCTCCCACTGTTCTGCAGCGAACGCGTCTTCCTCGTTTAGGGACGCCCAGCTCAGCCAATCACAACCCGGTCCAGTCCCGCCTCCCCTGGAAGCGAAATCTAAGAGAGAGAATTGCAGCCTGTGCCATTATTCTGCTGACCGCAAAACGAACGCGCTGTGTCGCCAGTGTGGGGCACAAGTGTGGAAAGAGCATTATAGCATTTTCTGTAAAAAATGCAAACCATAAACTGTAAATAGTTTAGTTTTATTATTCATAGTGTTATAGTGTATGTTGTAGTTGAAGATTGTTTGCCGCACTtgtttgtgttttgtgttccccTGTGTTCCTCTTTTCCTGTTTTAAGAATTTAAACTTTTCCCGTTTGTTTCAAGAATTGTATTTACCTCtttctgtgttctgtgttcCCGTTTTACCCGCAATTGTGTGTTCTCTGGTTCtgtaattgtttttttgttttctaaaatGTATTTCACAAGGTTCATGTCTTTTTATAAAGTTTCATCCCTTTAGTACTGGCTGGCTCATTGTCTTCATTATTTATTAGGATGCAGGTGAAGTGAATGCTGCGACCCAGATTGTGTGTAAACAGTATTTCCAGGTGCCATTTTCTTAgcgcaaactttttttttccgccatcTTGATATCCTACCGTCCTGAGATacgcccccaaacacacacagtcagcGCACTACAGccaacatgtttaaaaaaatgctgcaaAACTGCAAATTAAATTGGGTCGTTAGGACCCAAAAAGGGCCAAAGAGTAATAAACTGTAACTGCTGATTTTaactatttgtgtgttttaaatgcacaatagcgttaaattcataaaatataaattatcgtGTTTGGGGGGAGCTTCATGTTCATCCCCTCTCTCTTAGTATGTCTTCTGGGGCACTAAAAATGTCACTAAATGGTTGTCATCCCCCGCTCTTCCGATCCTGCTGTGTGCCGCGCCCCCTCGTGCGGAATCCTGATTGTTGACAAGCAATGACGTTAATAATCAGACTCGCAATAACATGACTAACAGACTTCAATACATTGGACTGTTCAACAACAAGGAGAAATACACGAGCTCTGTGGAATTTTAGcagaaggagttgaatcaggtgtgttaaatgagaggAAACCCCAAAATGTGCAGGCCCAGCAAACAGCAAGATGTCCTTAGTTCGTCCTTAGGACGTCCCAGGCCTCTAGAGTGCGACCTAATTTCTTAATGGTGCgactaaaaaaaatcaaaggttGCACCGGTGCGACCAGCCGttcgagggggaaaaaaacgaaACTCCGTGACTCTTAAAGTCACCCTGTTGTTCAACAACAGACACACATTAGGCCCATATCGTGGTCTAAACCAATCAGAGATAGTGATGGGCGGATCCCGCCCCGCCTCTGATTGGCCGTGGTCCAGATATTCCTGTACGTGTGTGTACGTTTGAAAATGCATGTGATGCAGTCAGACAGAGAGAGGTGAGTAGCCCATCAGGTAAACAGTGCATGTAGCCACGGATTATGAGAGAAGA
The Brienomyrus brachyistius isolate T26 unplaced genomic scaffold, BBRACH_0.4 scaffold45, whole genome shotgun sequence DNA segment above includes these coding regions:
- the LOC125723078 gene encoding piggyBac transposable element-derived protein 4-like → MTTVELDAFIGVCILAGVFKSKGESVASLWESKFGRPIFPAIMSRVRFEQLTVALRFDDNGSWASRRTGDKLALIRDIWDLWSGNLPAMYNLGHDFTVDECLVPFKGRCSFRQYMPRKPGRYGLKIWVLCDARTSYCWRVKLYTGKPPGEAREVNVGKNVVLELAEGLRGHNITLDNFFTSFSLGQELLKRNMTMVGTVRRNRPELLPALLAAKGRLVHSS